The Methylomusa anaerophila genome has a segment encoding these proteins:
- a CDS encoding B12-binding domain-containing radical SAM protein: protein MKILLIALNAQYIHSSLALRSLRSYCESESLKQDNEFMIREYTINNDLLAMLSDIYRLKPEVIGIACYIWNMNLILNLASLIKKVLPNGKIVLGGPEVSYDPDTILEKYPAIDYIVMGEGEEAFAALLKVPAGYKEERVPGLCYRRGADVVANGLPNIIPDLNSLPFPYVTTDIYDLKDKIIYYESSRGCPFSCQYCLSSITQGVRFLSLERVFNDLEFFIRHDVKQVKFVDRTFNARKDHYFPILKFLANQSCRTNFHFEIAADMWDREVLSFLQTVPPGRFQFEIGIQSTNQSTLCAIQRQNNWERIANNVRCLHKHGNIHLHLDLIVGLPYEDMNKFARSFNDVYSLQPDMLQIGFLKLLKGSGIRREAAKYGYVYMDSAPYEVLANNCLSYDEIRRLKIMEEVFNQVYNSGRFRYSLPWMILKHTGSAFKFYYDLAAYWEERGLHLVSHGVKSLYLYMAQFFEKGHLQDMNLYLEFLKFDALLADKVLVRPEFLPWNQSAQHESDPWEKEKASYWRDADRVSRYVKNYSFTTWRDIKKKYHIEVFNYDIPSYIQERLPGSTTVQQKEVAILFSYAGNSPAFQTIKPEDFW, encoded by the coding sequence TTGAAAATTCTACTAATAGCTTTAAACGCCCAATATATACATTCTTCTTTGGCGCTCCGTTCTTTGCGTTCTTATTGTGAGTCTGAGTCATTGAAGCAGGATAATGAATTTATGATTCGGGAGTATACCATCAATAATGATTTGCTTGCTATGCTGAGTGATATTTATCGGCTAAAACCGGAGGTAATTGGGATAGCATGTTACATATGGAATATGAACTTAATTTTAAATCTGGCAAGTCTGATAAAAAAAGTTCTGCCCAATGGCAAAATTGTGTTAGGTGGACCGGAAGTTTCCTATGATCCCGATACTATCCTTGAAAAATATCCTGCCATCGATTATATTGTTATGGGTGAAGGGGAAGAGGCTTTTGCCGCTTTGCTTAAGGTACCGGCCGGATACAAAGAAGAACGTGTACCGGGGCTGTGTTACAGGCGAGGGGCGGATGTGGTTGCCAATGGCTTACCCAATATCATCCCCGACCTTAATAGTTTGCCTTTTCCTTATGTCACCACCGATATCTACGATTTAAAAGATAAAATTATTTATTATGAAAGTTCACGCGGTTGCCCGTTCTCTTGCCAATACTGTCTGTCCAGTATTACTCAAGGAGTACGTTTTTTGAGCCTGGAGCGGGTGTTTAACGACTTGGAGTTTTTTATCAGGCACGATGTAAAGCAAGTTAAATTTGTTGATCGGACTTTTAATGCCCGCAAGGATCACTATTTCCCCATACTGAAGTTTTTGGCAAATCAGAGTTGCCGTACCAACTTCCATTTCGAGATTGCTGCCGATATGTGGGATAGGGAGGTGCTCAGTTTTTTGCAGACTGTTCCGCCGGGGCGATTCCAATTTGAGATTGGGATTCAGTCAACGAACCAATCTACTTTGTGTGCCATTCAGCGTCAGAATAACTGGGAACGGATTGCAAACAATGTTCGCTGCCTTCACAAACACGGCAACATTCATCTTCATCTTGATTTGATTGTCGGCCTGCCTTATGAAGATATGAATAAATTTGCACGGTCATTTAATGATGTTTATAGTTTACAGCCCGATATGCTCCAGATTGGTTTCTTGAAGCTGCTTAAAGGATCAGGTATCCGACGGGAAGCGGCCAAGTATGGTTATGTATACATGGATTCGGCACCGTACGAGGTATTGGCCAATAATTGCCTAAGCTATGATGAAATTCGCAGACTTAAGATTATGGAAGAGGTGTTTAATCAAGTTTACAACAGCGGCAGATTTCGGTATAGTTTGCCTTGGATGATTCTAAAGCATACGGGAAGCGCTTTCAAATTCTATTACGACCTTGCGGCTTATTGGGAAGAACGCGGGTTGCACCTTGTGTCTCACGGGGTAAAATCACTATATTTATACATGGCTCAATTTTTCGAAAAGGGTCATTTACAAGACATGAATCTATACCTGGAGTTCTTAAAGTTTGATGCCTTATTGGCGGATAAAGTTTTGGTCCGCCCGGAATTTCTACCTTGGAATCAATCTGCTCAGCATGAAAGCGACCCCTGGGAGAAAGAGAAAGCATCCTATTGGCGGGATGCTGACCGGGTCAGCCGCTATGTGAAAAATTACAGTTTCACAACATGGCGGGACATTAAGAAAAAGTATCATATTGAGGTCTTTAATTATGACATTCCTTCCTATATACAAGAAAGATTACCAGGGAGTACTACCGTACAACAAAAAGAAGTCGCTATCCTGTTTTCATACGCCGGCAACAGCCCGGCGTTTCAAACAATCAAGCCGGAAGATTTTTGGTGA
- a CDS encoding TIGR01212 family radical SAM protein (This family includes YhcC from E. coli K-12, an uncharacterized radical SAM protein.) — protein MRYYMYSEYLKQRYGEKVYKLPISLPVTCPNRDGTCGINGCVFCGQIGAGYENLPASMTVAAQIKANKEHIAAKYKASKFIPYFQNFSNTYLPVDKLENYLLAACREGADIVGIALATRPDCVHDQYLDLLSRIKEEYGVDIVLELGLQTVNYHTLVKINRGHTLAEFIDAVVRAKRYGIDICAHLILNLPWDDMADVAENAKIVSALGIDQVKLHALYIVKDTVMAEWYQRGTIALISKEEYIERVVTFLEHLHPRITVQRLIGRAPEQNTLFTNWQTGWWKIRDAIEQRLEELDTWQGKRCNYLNGRAVQKFI, from the coding sequence ATGAGGTATTACATGTATTCGGAATACCTAAAGCAGCGATACGGCGAAAAAGTATACAAGCTGCCCATAAGCTTGCCGGTAACCTGCCCCAACCGGGATGGAACATGTGGTATCAACGGCTGTGTATTTTGCGGTCAGATTGGAGCCGGTTACGAGAACCTGCCTGCGTCCATGACAGTTGCAGCTCAGATAAAAGCGAATAAAGAACACATTGCCGCTAAGTACAAAGCAAGTAAATTTATTCCTTACTTCCAGAACTTCAGCAACACTTACCTTCCTGTTGATAAACTGGAAAACTATTTGTTGGCAGCCTGCCGGGAAGGAGCGGATATTGTTGGGATTGCACTGGCAACGCGGCCGGATTGTGTTCATGATCAATATCTTGATTTGCTTTCCCGTATAAAAGAAGAGTATGGAGTAGATATTGTCCTTGAGCTGGGTCTGCAAACTGTGAATTATCATACCCTTGTAAAAATCAACCGGGGACATACGCTGGCGGAGTTTATTGACGCCGTAGTGCGAGCCAAGCGGTATGGTATAGACATTTGTGCGCATTTAATCTTGAATTTGCCCTGGGACGATATGGCTGACGTTGCAGAAAACGCTAAGATCGTCTCGGCTCTCGGTATTGACCAAGTTAAGCTGCATGCCCTGTACATTGTTAAAGACACGGTTATGGCCGAATGGTATCAACGGGGGACAATCGCCTTGATCAGTAAGGAAGAATACATCGAGCGGGTAGTGACCTTCCTGGAGCACTTACATCCCCGCATTACTGTCCAACGTTTAATCGGCAGGGCCCCCGAGCAAAACACCTTATTTACCAATTGGCAAACCGGTTGGTGGAAAATTCGGGACGCGATTGAACAGCGTTTGGAAGAATTAGATACATGGCAAGGCAAAAGATGTAACTATTTGAACGGTCGGGCGGTACAAAAGTTTATATAG
- the grpE gene encoding nucleotide exchange factor GrpE, protein MEWVFWKKKRHSLDEQLGGINQQIAEMKDGLTRLEDMSEAGVSQSADFNAQIAKLARLQYKSGQEIQAGLAGLHQMLGQVLERQAELALDTAQVDVLNKQNEQLRAALIDQLDELDAVCARLDAAAEHSWQTVLNQWRCRISRALAEVGILEVEVVGKTFAPEIAECVGTVIRPAGSPEIPYEVAEVLRRGFITRDGVLLRKAQVVTYREDHYEQKNS, encoded by the coding sequence ATGGAGTGGGTTTTCTGGAAAAAGAAGCGACATTCGTTGGATGAACAACTTGGCGGCATTAATCAGCAGATTGCAGAAATGAAGGATGGATTGACTCGGCTGGAGGATATGAGTGAGGCTGGGGTGAGTCAGAGTGCCGACTTCAACGCGCAGATAGCCAAACTAGCCAGACTGCAATACAAATCCGGGCAGGAAATACAGGCCGGATTGGCCGGTCTGCACCAGATGCTGGGACAAGTACTGGAACGACAGGCTGAACTCGCTCTGGATACTGCTCAAGTTGACGTTTTAAACAAACAAAACGAACAGTTGCGGGCCGCGTTAATAGATCAGCTTGATGAGTTGGATGCAGTTTGTGCCCGGCTGGATGCGGCAGCCGAGCATTCGTGGCAGACAGTGCTTAATCAGTGGCGATGTCGGATCAGCCGGGCTTTGGCAGAAGTTGGCATACTGGAAGTTGAAGTGGTTGGCAAGACCTTTGCCCCGGAGATCGCTGAATGCGTAGGGACGGTGATAAGACCTGCCGGTAGTCCAGAAATTCCTTATGAGGTGGCGGAAGTTCTGCGGCGGGGTTTTATAACTCGGGATGGAGTTCTACTGCGTAAGGCGCAGGTGGTTACATACAGGGAGGATCACTATGAGCAAAAAAATAGTTAG
- a CDS encoding Hsp70 family protein, with protein sequence MSKKIVRPIVGIDLGTTNSAAAYIHNGQPEIIPLSDGKRLMPSVAMMDMQGRIIVGETARASLVAMPDRVVAAVKRRMGSTELITMAGQQFSAQEISAIILKELKKHIEAKLGGDEIEAVITVPAYFTDEQRRATKQAGELAGFAVERIINEPTAAALAYGLNKLGEDRHILVYDLGGGTFDVSVVEMISGILEVRASAGDSQLGGEDFDWRLVDWLAEKVKKSHGIDPRQDIRAKSLLKEQAEKIKMKLSTADKVSVEIPLLTMKRNRPVGLFTEITREDFNQLIKDLLDKTTDCVKRALADAGILPADVQDILLVGGSTRIPRVREMIVELFKKEPRADVNPDEAVALGAAVQAGIKGGALSASGLIVTDVAPFSLGVAVARNYNGVMRSGIFHVIIPRNTPVPAARTDKFCTAVPEQTEAEIEIYQGEHEQVKRNHLLGKFLLQGIRSNRREPERIDVTYRYDLNGILEVTAKCVSNNKEQSLTVHDELARDSQEAFQDSMEKLNILYSHTEDGAEEYLPAEDPDGDDDWPEDEIGPEKFDALRRQAVLLRTRIQNIETVCNDLQQEKLKQIDQKLSETLLLAEENAYPLLQEAVDEAADFLIELETWEE encoded by the coding sequence ATGAGCAAAAAAATAGTTAGGCCGATAGTGGGGATTGATTTGGGGACTACTAATTCGGCAGCGGCATATATTCACAATGGACAGCCGGAAATTATTCCGCTGTCCGACGGTAAACGGCTTATGCCGTCCGTTGCTATGATGGATATGCAGGGACGTATTATTGTTGGTGAGACGGCACGGGCTTCGCTGGTGGCTATGCCTGACCGGGTCGTCGCCGCCGTGAAGCGCAGGATGGGTTCTACGGAACTTATTACCATGGCCGGTCAGCAATTTTCAGCGCAAGAAATTTCCGCTATTATTCTCAAGGAATTGAAAAAACATATTGAAGCAAAATTGGGCGGCGATGAAATTGAGGCAGTAATAACTGTTCCTGCTTATTTTACCGACGAACAGCGGCGAGCTACCAAACAGGCCGGGGAATTGGCCGGTTTTGCGGTGGAAAGGATTATTAATGAACCTACGGCGGCAGCCTTGGCGTATGGACTTAATAAGCTGGGGGAAGACCGGCATATATTGGTGTACGACTTGGGCGGGGGGACATTTGACGTTTCGGTTGTGGAAATGATAAGCGGGATACTGGAAGTAAGGGCTTCAGCCGGAGATAGCCAGTTGGGCGGCGAGGATTTTGACTGGCGGCTGGTCGATTGGCTGGCCGAAAAAGTAAAAAAAAGCCATGGCATAGACCCTCGCCAAGACATACGGGCAAAGAGCCTGTTAAAAGAGCAGGCCGAAAAGATAAAAATGAAACTATCCACCGCAGATAAGGTTTCTGTGGAAATTCCGTTGCTTACGATGAAGCGTAACCGGCCGGTGGGACTATTTACCGAGATTACTCGCGAAGATTTCAACCAACTGATCAAAGATTTGCTGGATAAAACAACGGACTGTGTGAAGAGAGCGCTGGCGGATGCCGGCATTTTGCCGGCAGATGTGCAGGATATCTTGCTGGTGGGGGGGTCGACCCGCATCCCGCGGGTGCGGGAAATGATTGTTGAGTTATTCAAGAAAGAACCGCGTGCGGATGTAAACCCGGATGAAGCGGTGGCTCTCGGTGCGGCGGTTCAGGCCGGCATAAAAGGAGGCGCTCTGTCGGCAAGCGGTCTTATTGTCACCGATGTTGCCCCATTTTCCCTGGGGGTTGCGGTGGCCCGCAATTACAACGGTGTTATGCGGTCAGGAATTTTCCATGTCATTATTCCGCGCAACACGCCGGTACCCGCAGCTCGAACAGACAAATTTTGCACAGCCGTCCCTGAGCAGACCGAGGCGGAAATAGAAATATATCAGGGAGAACATGAACAGGTAAAACGCAATCATTTGCTGGGTAAGTTCTTATTGCAAGGCATACGATCAAACCGGCGGGAACCTGAAAGGATTGACGTGACGTACCGGTATGATTTGAATGGTATTCTGGAAGTAACGGCCAAATGTGTTTCCAATAACAAAGAACAAAGCCTGACGGTACATGACGAACTGGCCCGCGATTCTCAGGAAGCCTTTCAGGATAGCATGGAAAAACTTAACATTCTGTATTCCCATACTGAGGATGGCGCCGAGGAATATTTACCCGCTGAGGACCCTGACGGGGATGATGATTGGCCGGAAGACGAAATTGGGCCGGAAAAATTTGACGCTCTTCGCAGGCAGGCTGTCTTGCTGCGCACCAGAATACAAAATATTGAAACCGTTTGCAATGATCTGCAGCAGGAAAAATTGAAACAAATTGACCAGAAACTATCGGAAACTTTACTGCTTGCTGAAGAAAATGCTTATCCACTATTGCAGGAGGCGGTCGATGAGGCGGCTGATTTTCTCATTGAATTGGAAACTTGGGAGGAATAA
- a CDS encoding J domain-containing protein: MKQEPLFDNLEELPLPKEQDVKSGKEEAAIIKERREQKKKQPAGKPQPAAVLRRRRKKGLAMVEDYYAVLGVSNTDSLDILKRNYIAKVKEHPPETHPEQYQLIRQAYDTLRDAGRRKEYDVLRKYGESVDDLVHEAMNSSMGNAEKLLNRALAIDPGYQKARLALAYLYLHQDKETKFEEQFTVLRETVGDEVWPALWKTKIVMLLEEYHGACAFVEAEQRRHRYPETLTQDWDMYLSVYEYADREEEFMAELETRASGAGGENPDDIGLFIAWLQVADALDDKKSLNRAERETGKFIKRFCLPQQRTVIAAALLAEYHKCKESGDTDGAKRMADLAYAADRNSKEVRETREQAQANYSIGKEMERALNDQRILPLVLLDAMEWLVEEDVLDGGMLDELRSALPDEILEELREMDEEYAASIVCLKKKCPIIYRRFQARWEALFKEKTGGLNREARRSLRL; this comes from the coding sequence ATGAAACAGGAACCCCTGTTTGATAATTTGGAAGAACTGCCGCTGCCCAAGGAACAAGACGTGAAAAGTGGAAAGGAAGAAGCTGCGATTATTAAAGAGCGACGGGAACAAAAGAAAAAACAACCTGCCGGCAAGCCGCAACCGGCTGCTGTTCTTAGGCGGCGCCGGAAAAAGGGACTGGCTATGGTGGAAGATTATTATGCCGTCCTTGGCGTCAGTAATACGGATAGCCTTGATATTTTAAAACGAAACTATATTGCCAAGGTAAAAGAACATCCTCCTGAAACCCACCCCGAGCAGTATCAGCTAATCCGCCAGGCTTATGATACCCTGCGCGACGCCGGGCGGCGCAAGGAGTATGATGTTTTACGCAAGTACGGCGAATCTGTTGATGACCTTGTGCATGAGGCTATGAACAGCAGTATGGGTAATGCAGAAAAATTACTGAACCGGGCATTGGCTATCGACCCTGGATACCAAAAGGCAAGGCTGGCTTTGGCCTATTTATACTTACACCAAGATAAAGAAACCAAATTTGAGGAACAGTTCACCGTATTGCGGGAAACGGTCGGCGATGAGGTTTGGCCGGCCTTGTGGAAAACTAAAATCGTCATGTTGCTGGAAGAATATCATGGTGCGTGTGCGTTTGTTGAAGCTGAACAGCGGCGGCATCGCTATCCGGAAACTCTAACGCAAGATTGGGACATGTATTTGTCTGTTTATGAGTATGCGGACCGGGAAGAGGAATTTATGGCTGAGCTTGAAACCCGGGCCAGCGGTGCCGGCGGGGAAAATCCTGACGATATCGGGCTGTTTATTGCCTGGCTCCAGGTGGCTGATGCACTAGATGATAAGAAAAGCCTGAACAGGGCAGAACGGGAAACAGGCAAATTTATCAAGCGTTTTTGCCTGCCGCAACAAAGAACTGTTATTGCTGCGGCACTGTTGGCAGAATACCACAAATGCAAGGAAAGCGGCGACACGGATGGCGCCAAACGTATGGCTGATTTGGCGTATGCCGCCGACCGAAACAGCAAGGAAGTCCGGGAAACCCGGGAACAGGCGCAGGCTAATTATTCTATCGGCAAGGAAATGGAGCGGGCGCTAAATGACCAGCGGATTTTGCCGCTGGTTTTACTGGACGCTATGGAATGGCTGGTTGAGGAAGATGTACTGGATGGCGGTATGCTGGATGAACTTAGGAGTGCCTTACCTGACGAAATACTGGAAGAGTTGCGGGAAATGGATGAAGAATATGCCGCCAGCATTGTCTGTTTGAAGAAAAAATGTCCTATTATTTATCGACGGTTCCAGGCGCGCTGGGAAGCGTTGTTCAAGGAAAAGACCGGGGGATTGAACCGGGAGGCCAGACGGTCGTTGCGGCTATAG
- a CDS encoding DUF378 domain-containing protein: MDRVALILVIAGALNWLLVGLFNLDLVAAIFGGQNSLLSRTVYTLVGLAGIWSLSLLFRERSLT, from the coding sequence ATGGATAGAGTGGCCCTAATATTAGTTATCGCCGGAGCGTTGAACTGGCTGCTGGTTGGGTTGTTTAACCTTGACTTAGTAGCTGCTATTTTCGGTGGACAAAATTCTCTCCTCAGCCGGACTGTTTACACTCTAGTTGGTTTGGCTGGTATCTGGTCCCTGTCACTGCTCTTTAGGGAAAGAAGCCTAACTTAA
- a CDS encoding AAA family ATPase, whose product MYRIEVVLGVVVAILIFLAIQGLDILPVLLFGSLLGAIYYMNVKRAGRKSFAAVGQTGAEEQLIHFDDIGGQDVAKGELREALEFIKNVESIRSLGIRPLKGILLNGPPGTGKTLLAKAAAQFTGSAFLAASGSEFVEMYVGVGAQRVRQLFKQARNIAKKHGKSSAVVFIDEIEVLGGKRGQNAGHLEYDQTLNELLVQMDGLSADDDVRILVIGATNRMDILDQALLRPGRFDRRVKVDLPDKKGRQRILELHTRNKPLAEDVSLEDVASDTFGFSGAHLESVTNEAAILAFRESSSTITAEHLKNAVEKVIMGEKLDRIPGPEETKRIAIHETGHAILSEWTQPGSVASVNIAPRGNALGYVRQTQQTDIYIYTVEYIQKKISVAIAGAIAEEIFLGNRSTGAANDFKQAAELSKQIIFGGMSELGIVSPEDIPQELLHNTISDILQNIAKQVKDILAEQQSAMDITVQTLLNQEVISGNEFRTILADQSNQSELAESV is encoded by the coding sequence ATGTATCGCATTGAAGTTGTGCTGGGTGTGGTGGTTGCCATATTGATTTTTCTGGCGATACAGGGCCTTGACATTTTGCCAGTCCTACTGTTCGGCAGCCTTTTGGGCGCCATCTATTATATGAATGTAAAACGGGCCGGCCGTAAGTCGTTTGCAGCAGTTGGGCAGACGGGAGCGGAGGAACAACTGATACACTTTGACGATATCGGCGGCCAGGATGTGGCCAAAGGAGAACTAAGGGAAGCACTGGAATTCATTAAAAATGTTGAGAGTATCCGAAGCCTTGGCATTCGCCCATTAAAAGGAATATTGTTAAATGGTCCCCCGGGGACAGGGAAGACATTGCTGGCGAAAGCCGCTGCCCAATTCACAGGATCTGCCTTTCTTGCCGCCAGCGGTTCTGAATTTGTTGAAATGTATGTAGGTGTCGGCGCCCAGCGGGTGCGGCAACTGTTTAAACAGGCCAGGAATATTGCCAAAAAGCATGGCAAGTCAAGTGCTGTGGTCTTCATTGATGAAATCGAAGTGCTGGGTGGAAAAAGAGGGCAAAACGCCGGTCATTTGGAATACGATCAGACTTTAAACGAGTTGCTGGTTCAGATGGACGGTCTATCTGCGGACGATGATGTCCGAATCCTGGTTATTGGGGCAACCAACCGGATGGATATTCTTGATCAAGCCCTCCTGCGGCCCGGTCGGTTTGACCGGCGAGTAAAGGTTGATTTGCCTGACAAAAAAGGCCGTCAACGGATTTTGGAATTGCACACGCGCAATAAGCCTCTGGCTGAAGACGTTTCGTTGGAAGATGTAGCCAGCGACACATTTGGGTTTTCCGGCGCCCACCTTGAAAGTGTCACCAATGAAGCCGCTATTTTAGCCTTTCGTGAAAGTAGCAGTACAATAACCGCTGAGCATCTGAAAAACGCGGTTGAAAAAGTTATTATGGGTGAAAAACTGGATCGAATTCCTGGACCGGAAGAAACTAAGCGGATTGCCATTCACGAGACCGGACATGCAATTTTAAGCGAATGGACCCAACCGGGTTCGGTCGCTAGTGTGAACATCGCGCCTCGCGGCAACGCATTAGGTTATGTACGACAAACGCAGCAAACAGACATATACATTTATACTGTTGAATATATTCAGAAGAAGATTTCAGTTGCAATCGCCGGTGCCATTGCCGAAGAGATCTTCCTGGGTAATCGGAGTACTGGCGCTGCCAATGATTTTAAACAGGCTGCCGAACTTTCAAAACAGATTATTTTTGGCGGTATGTCCGAACTTGGCATAGTTTCACCGGAAGATATTCCGCAAGAACTTCTCCACAATACCATTAGCGATATTCTGCAAAATATTGCGAAACAGGTCAAAGACATTTTGGCGGAACAACAATCGGCGATGGATATAACCGTTCAGACGCTTTTAAATCAGGAAGTAATATCCGGAAACGAATTCCGGACAATACTGGCAGATCAAAGCAATCAAAGTGAACTAGCGGAATCAGTATAG
- the fba gene encoding class II fructose-1,6-bisphosphate aldolase, which produces MPLVTTSEMFKKAYEGQYAVGAFNVNNMEIIQGIVDAAKEENAPLILQVSAGARKYAKHIYLVKLVEAALEDSGLPIALHLDHGEDFEICKSCIDGGFTSVMIDGSKLPFEENIAVTKKVVEYAHERGIVVEAELGRLAGVEDAVNVNAKDATYTDPDQAVEFVERTGVDSLAIAIGTSHGAYKFKGECKLDFARLETISNKLPGFPVVLHGASTVLPEFVEKCNQYGGKIHGAQGVPEDMLLKAGKMGVCKINIDTDLRLAMTASIREHFAKNPADFDPRQYLKPAREAIKNMVKHKIRNVLNCSNRI; this is translated from the coding sequence ATGCCGTTAGTTACAACCAGTGAAATGTTTAAAAAAGCCTACGAAGGCCAATACGCTGTCGGCGCCTTTAACGTAAACAACATGGAAATCATCCAGGGCATTGTGGACGCCGCCAAGGAGGAAAACGCTCCGTTAATTTTGCAAGTATCCGCCGGTGCCCGCAAATACGCAAAACATATCTACCTCGTGAAGCTAGTCGAAGCAGCATTGGAAGACTCCGGCCTTCCTATCGCCCTGCATCTCGACCATGGGGAAGATTTTGAAATATGCAAATCGTGTATCGACGGCGGCTTTACTTCTGTTATGATCGACGGTTCAAAACTACCGTTTGAAGAAAATATTGCGGTAACCAAGAAAGTGGTTGAATACGCTCATGAACGCGGTATAGTGGTGGAAGCCGAATTGGGCCGTCTGGCCGGGGTTGAAGACGCCGTCAACGTCAATGCTAAGGACGCTACCTATACAGACCCCGATCAAGCAGTAGAATTCGTTGAACGTACCGGCGTCGACTCTTTGGCCATTGCCATTGGTACCAGCCACGGAGCATATAAATTCAAGGGCGAGTGCAAGCTGGACTTCGCCCGCTTGGAAACCATCTCCAATAAGCTTCCCGGCTTCCCAGTGGTGCTGCACGGCGCATCCACCGTACTACCTGAATTTGTGGAAAAATGCAACCAGTATGGCGGCAAAATCCATGGTGCCCAGGGTGTTCCGGAAGATATGCTGCTAAAAGCAGGTAAGATGGGTGTATGCAAGATTAATATTGATACCGACCTACGCCTGGCGATGACTGCCAGCATCCGTGAACACTTTGCGAAAAATCCTGCGGATTTTGATCCCCGTCAATACTTGAAACCCGCACGTGAAGCTATCAAGAACATGGTCAAACACAAAATACGCAATGTACTCAACTGCAGTAACCGTATCTAA
- a CDS encoding RluA family pseudouridine synthase, with amino-acid sequence MRSFVIPEGFDGMSVKDFLRRDGISLSLWRKIKQSGSVEVNGLPAAPRTPLKAGDVIRVIWPVANDLAPIPLDLVIRYEDDYLLVVDKPPGLLVHPVSLSQETTLANGIINYFQTKGLSCGFHPVNRLDRNTSGLVLIAKAPDVHHLLNQRFPLISKEYLAIVSGVPYPLSGIIEAAISRCPDSIIKRMVNPGGQSSITAFQVVHVLTNNIASLVKLSLKTGRTHQIRVHMSHIGHPLLGDDLYGGSTELISRQALHASRLVFPHPVSRQSLSIESPLPDDICALLTRLSNNW; translated from the coding sequence ATGCGTAGTTTCGTTATTCCCGAAGGCTTTGACGGGATGTCGGTTAAAGATTTTCTCCGCCGCGACGGCATATCCTTAAGTCTTTGGCGAAAAATTAAACAGTCCGGCAGTGTTGAAGTCAATGGTTTGCCGGCTGCTCCCCGCACGCCATTGAAAGCAGGGGATGTTATCCGCGTAATCTGGCCGGTGGCGAACGATCTGGCCCCAATACCGTTAGACCTCGTCATCCGTTATGAAGATGATTATCTTTTGGTCGTGGATAAACCGCCCGGGCTTCTCGTTCATCCCGTGAGTCTCAGTCAGGAAACTACCTTGGCCAACGGCATTATTAACTACTTTCAAACGAAAGGCTTATCATGCGGGTTTCATCCGGTGAATCGTCTTGACCGGAATACCTCCGGCCTGGTCCTTATCGCCAAGGCGCCTGATGTCCACCACCTGTTGAATCAGCGTTTTCCCTTAATTAGCAAAGAATATTTAGCAATAGTGTCCGGCGTTCCTTATCCATTATCCGGTATAATAGAGGCCGCAATATCCCGCTGTCCGGACAGTATCATCAAACGTATGGTGAATCCTGGCGGCCAATCGTCTATTACTGCCTTTCAGGTAGTCCATGTTTTGACCAACAATATTGCCAGCCTGGTTAAACTTTCCCTCAAAACCGGACGGACTCATCAGATCCGGGTACATATGAGCCATATCGGTCATCCTCTGCTGGGAGATGATTTATACGGCGGTTCCACTGAACTCATCTCCCGGCAGGCCCTTCACGCTTCCCGCCTTGTTTTCCCCCACCCTGTATCACGGCAATCATTGTCCATTGAAAGTCCGCTTCCCGATGACATCTGTGCACTGTTAACAAGATTGTCCAACAACTGGTGA